In the Streptomyces sp. BHT-5-2 genome, one interval contains:
- a CDS encoding alpha/beta fold hydrolase gives MRNAVVTTAGDRIRWVEFPGREPARVYVHGLGATSPAYFAEIAVHPLLAGHRSILIDMLGHGISDRPTDFDYTLESHADALANALTTAGIAGAQLIAHSMGGAVAIVLAARHPHLVSGLVLVDANLDPLQPRPDAGGSSGIAGYSEPEFLAGGWQEVRDRVDAHWWSTMRLAGREALHRSAVHLARGTVPTMREILLDLRIPRTYLRPEADAPLAGTAALTDAGVTVVAIPDCGHNIMLDNPDAFARATAAALATPDATDATDAPRAPERG, from the coding sequence ATGCGCAACGCCGTCGTGACAACTGCAGGCGACCGAATCCGCTGGGTCGAGTTTCCGGGACGTGAGCCTGCACGTGTCTACGTGCACGGCCTGGGCGCCACTTCCCCCGCCTACTTCGCGGAGATCGCCGTCCACCCGCTGCTCGCCGGTCACCGCTCGATCCTGATCGACATGCTCGGCCACGGCATCAGCGACCGCCCGACGGACTTCGACTACACGTTGGAGTCCCACGCCGACGCCCTCGCCAACGCCCTGACCACCGCGGGGATCGCCGGCGCCCAGCTGATCGCCCACAGCATGGGCGGCGCGGTGGCCATCGTCCTGGCCGCCCGGCACCCACACCTGGTCTCCGGCCTGGTCCTGGTCGACGCCAACCTCGACCCGCTCCAGCCTCGCCCCGATGCGGGCGGCAGCAGCGGCATCGCCGGCTACTCCGAGCCGGAGTTCCTCGCCGGCGGATGGCAGGAGGTCCGCGACCGGGTCGACGCGCACTGGTGGTCCACGATGCGCCTGGCCGGCCGCGAGGCCCTGCACCGCAGCGCGGTCCATCTCGCCCGCGGCACGGTGCCCACCATGCGGGAAATCCTGCTGGACCTGAGGATTCCGCGCACCTACCTCCGGCCGGAGGCCGACGCCCCGCTCGCCGGTACCGCCGCCCTCACCGACGCAGGAGTGACCGTGGTCGCCATCCCCGACTGCGGCCACAACATCATGCTCGACAATCCGGACGCCTTCGCCCGAGCCACCGCGGCAGCACTCGCCACACCGGACGCGACGGACGCGACCGACGCACCGCGCGCGCCGGAACGCGGGTAA
- a CDS encoding TetR/AcrR family transcriptional regulator encodes MPKHVDPEARRRLVVDALFRVVVRDGLQRTSLRAVAAEAELNIGSLRHYFASQHDLMHFAMQSMLDRVGGRLLDRIERIGDLSRYPRTEQLRLTADLLAELLPLDDSRRAEVTVFLDFNTATRTNPAFHELSHRAAEGSRRLVRRVLTRLDATGTLRPGLDLAVETERLTALLDGLGLSAVLHPELLAPHTCVDALITHLGGLSLPSEAPSTEAPSGAR; translated from the coding sequence ATGCCCAAGCACGTGGATCCGGAGGCCCGCCGTCGCCTCGTCGTCGACGCACTGTTCCGCGTCGTCGTCCGCGACGGCCTGCAACGCACCTCACTGCGCGCCGTCGCCGCCGAGGCGGAGCTCAACATCGGCTCGCTGCGGCACTACTTCGCCAGTCAGCACGATCTGATGCACTTCGCGATGCAGTCGATGCTGGACCGGGTAGGCGGCCGGCTGCTCGACCGCATCGAGCGAATCGGGGACCTGAGCCGCTATCCCCGCACGGAACAACTCCGGCTCACCGCAGACCTCTTGGCGGAACTACTGCCCCTCGACGACAGTCGCCGTGCCGAGGTCACCGTCTTCCTGGACTTCAACACGGCCACCCGCACCAACCCGGCCTTCCACGAGCTGTCCCACCGGGCAGCCGAGGGCAGCAGACGACTGGTGCGCCGCGTGCTCACACGCCTCGACGCCACAGGCACCCTGCGCCCCGGTCTCGACCTGGCAGTCGAAACCGAGCGACTGACAGCCCTGCTGGACGGACTGGGCCTCAGCGCCGTCCTGCATCCCGAGCTTCTCGCCCCGCACACCTGCGTCGACGCGCTGATCACACACCTCGGTGGACTGTCCCTGCCCAGTGAAGCCCCGTCGACCGAGGCCCCGTCAGGGGCGCGATAG
- a CDS encoding phosphotransferase gives MPTDPAITTFPDGWDSAARLVGGRWVERRPRRPEVADRLRTETRLMPWLAPQLPLPVPVPAVAADDPLMVRHAVVPGEPLSAPVAAHGRQLGAFLRALHAADTTEAVRRGVPSAERARHERAEVVREFTARVLPLLPAHRRRPAFALLAQVAVLPARTLVHGDLGPEHVLAREGRLTGVIDFGDVHIGDPAIDLAWALHNTPPAFADALAATYPVTPQLREHALLWHQLGPWYEVTHGLDLDEPDTVRSGLDGVLARLPASP, from the coding sequence ATGCCCACGGATCCCGCGATCACGACGTTTCCCGACGGCTGGGACAGTGCGGCGCGCCTGGTCGGCGGCCGTTGGGTGGAGCGGCGTCCGCGTCGTCCGGAGGTGGCCGATCGACTCCGTACGGAGACGCGTCTGATGCCGTGGCTCGCCCCGCAGCTGCCGCTGCCCGTCCCGGTGCCTGCCGTCGCGGCCGACGATCCGCTGATGGTCCGGCACGCCGTGGTGCCCGGCGAACCGCTCAGCGCGCCGGTCGCCGCGCACGGACGCCAACTGGGCGCTTTCCTGCGCGCCCTGCACGCCGCCGATACGACGGAGGCGGTCCGGCGCGGGGTCCCGTCGGCGGAGCGGGCACGACACGAACGCGCGGAAGTGGTACGGGAGTTCACGGCGCGGGTCCTTCCCCTCCTCCCGGCCCACCGGCGTCGCCCGGCCTTCGCCCTGCTGGCGCAGGTGGCCGTACTGCCGGCCCGCACCCTCGTCCACGGCGATCTCGGCCCCGAACACGTCCTGGCCCGTGAGGGGCGTCTCACCGGCGTCATCGACTTCGGCGACGTCCATATCGGCGACCCCGCCATCGACCTGGCCTGGGCCCTGCACAACACCCCGCCCGCATTCGCCGACGCCCTCGCCGCCACCTACCCCGTCACGCCGCAGCTTCGTGAACATGCCCTGCTGTGGCACCAGTTGGGTCCTTGGTACGAGGTCACGCACGGGTTGGATCTCGACGAGCCGGACACGGTCCGCAGTGGACTGGACGGTGTACTCGCCCGTCTGCCGGCCTCGCCCTGA
- a CDS encoding LysR family transcriptional regulator: MDIRQLEYFLAIVDRGGFTRAAAALYVSQPSLSQAIRGLERDLGSELFHRIGRRALLTDAGRALIEPARAAVRSLETARASVAAVRELREGRLEVASMPSQAVEPMTTMMREFAAHYPGVSVALKAAFTSRDVVEMVRTGAAELGLLAVPGPLSDEDAREGAWDDGSDRGLVVHPVGEQRFVLVVPGGTGDGRAGTASHTGRRGADRDGPFAGRRYVDCAELAGQRLIVGQHGTGMRAYVDGLRERGIAFTVAAETEHRVAVLPLVLAGVGVAVLAESWRGLAERAGARVLDIEPRTTLRIGLVSRRTGLSPAARAFVTTALGIAADCSRPTSGAEGRSRQARPIGVVDEADRESVLDGPERHLVQSDL, from the coding sequence ATGGACATCCGACAGCTGGAGTACTTCCTCGCCATCGTGGACCGCGGCGGCTTCACCCGGGCCGCGGCCGCGCTGTATGTGTCCCAGCCGTCGCTGTCACAGGCGATCCGGGGGCTGGAGCGCGACCTGGGCAGCGAGCTGTTCCACCGGATCGGCCGGCGGGCGCTGCTCACCGACGCGGGACGGGCGTTGATCGAGCCGGCCCGAGCGGCGGTTCGCAGTCTGGAGACGGCCCGGGCGAGCGTCGCGGCCGTACGGGAGCTGCGCGAGGGACGGTTGGAAGTGGCCTCGATGCCGTCACAGGCGGTGGAGCCGATGACGACGATGATGCGTGAGTTCGCGGCCCACTACCCCGGGGTGTCCGTGGCGCTCAAGGCGGCTTTCACCTCGCGGGACGTGGTGGAGATGGTGCGTACCGGCGCGGCCGAGCTGGGACTGTTGGCCGTCCCCGGGCCGCTGTCCGACGAGGACGCGCGGGAGGGTGCCTGGGACGACGGGAGCGACCGGGGCCTGGTCGTGCATCCCGTCGGCGAGCAACGCTTCGTCCTGGTGGTGCCTGGCGGTACCGGCGACGGCAGGGCAGGGACCGCTTCCCACACCGGTCGCCGTGGCGCCGACCGTGACGGCCCCTTCGCCGGTAGACGGTACGTCGACTGTGCGGAGTTGGCAGGTCAGCGACTGATCGTCGGGCAGCACGGAACCGGGATGCGGGCGTATGTCGACGGACTGCGGGAGCGCGGGATCGCCTTCACCGTCGCCGCTGAAACCGAGCACCGGGTGGCCGTACTCCCGCTGGTGCTTGCCGGGGTGGGGGTGGCAGTGCTGGCGGAGTCCTGGCGTGGCCTGGCCGAGCGGGCCGGCGCCCGGGTACTGGACATCGAGCCACGCACCACGTTGCGCATCGGCCTGGTCAGCCGTCGCACGGGGCTGTCCCCGGCAGCGCGGGCGTTCGTGACGACCGCACTCGGCATCGCTGCTGACTGCTCGCGACCGACGAGCGGGGCCGAGGGGCGCAGTCGGCAGGCACGACCGATAGGCGTCGTCGATGAGGCGGATCGGGAAAGTGTCTTGGACGGGCCCGAGCGCCACTTGGTGCAATCGGACCTGTGA
- a CDS encoding tartrate dehydrogenase, producing the protein MTTHRIALIPGDGIGTEVLPPARRVLDAVSRRHGFRLTYTSYDDWSCERYLCEGAMMPEDGLDRLRGHDAILLGAVGHPGVPDHISLWGLLIPIRRAFRQYVNLRPIRVFDGVDSPVRSAAPGAVDLVVVRENTEGEYSEIGGRLHRGLPDELAFQEAVFTRTGVTRVVDYAFGLAAGRGGRLTSATKSNGIVHTLPFWDELVAERSAGHPRVAWEQEHIDALAAKLVLDPARYDVIVASNLFGDILSDLAAAVAGSIGIAPAANLNPEREFPSMFEPVHGSAPDIAGRGIANPLGAIWSAGLMLDHLGHRAASEDITGAIASVLATTDVRTPDLGGTATTEQFTETLLELL; encoded by the coding sequence GTGACGACCCACCGCATTGCCTTGATCCCCGGCGACGGCATCGGCACCGAGGTGCTGCCCCCGGCGCGGCGCGTGCTCGATGCCGTCAGCCGCCGCCATGGCTTCCGCCTCACCTACACCTCGTACGACGACTGGTCCTGCGAGCGGTATCTGTGCGAGGGCGCGATGATGCCCGAGGACGGCCTCGACCGACTGCGCGGCCACGACGCGATCCTGCTCGGCGCGGTCGGGCACCCGGGCGTACCGGATCACATCTCGTTGTGGGGGTTGCTGATCCCGATCCGGCGCGCCTTTCGGCAGTACGTCAACCTTCGGCCGATCCGGGTCTTCGACGGTGTCGACAGCCCGGTGCGAAGCGCGGCCCCCGGGGCCGTGGACCTCGTGGTCGTCCGTGAGAACACCGAGGGCGAGTACAGCGAGATCGGTGGGCGCCTGCATCGCGGACTGCCGGACGAACTGGCTTTCCAGGAAGCCGTGTTCACGCGAACCGGAGTGACCCGCGTGGTGGATTACGCCTTCGGTCTGGCGGCCGGTCGTGGTGGCCGACTGACCTCGGCAACCAAGTCCAACGGCATCGTGCACACCCTGCCGTTCTGGGACGAGCTGGTCGCGGAACGCAGCGCCGGCCACCCCCGGGTTGCCTGGGAGCAGGAGCACATCGACGCGTTGGCGGCCAAGCTGGTCCTCGATCCGGCACGCTACGACGTGATCGTCGCCTCCAACCTGTTCGGTGACATCCTCAGCGACCTGGCCGCCGCCGTGGCCGGCTCGATCGGCATCGCCCCGGCCGCCAACCTCAATCCGGAGCGCGAGTTCCCATCGATGTTCGAGCCGGTGCACGGCTCCGCGCCGGACATCGCGGGCCGGGGCATCGCCAACCCGCTGGGCGCGATCTGGTCGGCGGGCCTCATGCTCGACCACCTGGGCCATCGGGCGGCGTCCGAGGACATCACCGGCGCCATCGCCTCCGTCCTGGCCACGACGGACGTCCGCACGCCCGACCTGGGCGGCACGGCCACCACCGAACAGTTCACGGAGACATTGCTCGAACTCCTCTGA
- a CDS encoding NmrA family NAD(P)-binding protein, with amino-acid sequence MPVTKVLVTTPRGVVGRHVAEALRDRSEVRFLVRSAASAAALEGAVRGEVLRGDATNAEDVRRAVEGVDRLFLAHPFAADQIDAETTLGVAAVEAGVRRIVKLGARRFDGGLVPDAVTGNHDLVTDRLRDAGVEELTVLQPDRFLQNFLPAAPAIAQGTLADPAGPGARGYVDVRDIAEVAVAELLADRPMGGEIEISGPAALTLTELAASFGAVLDTPVRYVDVPLDGAWRTGMAERGVSPQIIDGLHDLYANYRREGVAGLGDGVRRVLGRPPRSVDDFAGEVLRPTVSAAD; translated from the coding sequence ATGCCGGTGACCAAAGTGCTGGTGACCACGCCGCGAGGGGTCGTGGGGCGCCATGTGGCCGAGGCGTTGCGCGACCGCAGCGAGGTGCGGTTCCTGGTCCGCTCGGCGGCGAGTGCCGCGGCGTTGGAGGGAGCCGTCCGCGGAGAGGTCCTGCGGGGCGACGCGACCAACGCCGAGGACGTGCGGCGTGCGGTCGAAGGCGTGGACCGGCTCTTCCTCGCGCACCCTTTCGCGGCGGACCAGATCGACGCCGAGACGACCCTCGGCGTGGCCGCCGTCGAAGCGGGCGTGCGGCGGATCGTCAAGCTCGGCGCCCGGCGCTTCGACGGCGGCCTTGTCCCCGACGCGGTCACCGGCAACCACGACCTCGTCACCGACCGCCTGCGCGACGCCGGAGTCGAGGAGCTGACGGTCCTCCAACCCGACCGCTTCCTGCAGAACTTCCTCCCCGCGGCACCCGCCATCGCCCAGGGCACGCTGGCCGACCCGGCCGGTCCCGGTGCCCGGGGCTATGTGGACGTACGGGACATCGCCGAGGTCGCGGTCGCCGAACTCCTCGCGGACCGGCCGATGGGCGGCGAGATCGAGATCAGCGGGCCCGCCGCGCTGACCCTGACCGAACTCGCCGCGTCCTTCGGCGCCGTACTGGACACGCCGGTGCGCTACGTGGACGTGCCGCTGGACGGTGCCTGGCGGACAGGCATGGCGGAGCGCGGGGTCTCCCCGCAGATCATCGACGGGTTGCACGACCTGTACGCGAACTACCGCCGCGAGGGTGTTGCGGGCCTGGGCGACGGCGTCCGGCGCGTCCTCGGCCGGCCCCCGCGCTCCGTCGACGACTTCGCCGGGGAGGTACTCCGGCCGACCGTGTCGGCGGCTGACTGA
- a CDS encoding helix-turn-helix transcriptional regulator — MTDTAAVDATSPDPDLVDALRALSNPMRLQMLLWLRDPTHHFAGMQPIADPMEVGVCVSHIQAKAGLAQSTVSAYMSELQRAGLVRATRVGKWTHYKRDEQRITELVATLGRTL, encoded by the coding sequence ATGACGGACACCGCTGCGGTAGACGCGACCTCACCGGATCCCGACCTGGTCGACGCATTGCGAGCGCTGTCGAATCCCATGCGGTTGCAGATGCTGCTGTGGTTGCGCGACCCCACACACCACTTCGCGGGGATGCAGCCGATCGCCGACCCGATGGAGGTGGGTGTCTGCGTGAGTCACATCCAGGCCAAGGCGGGACTCGCCCAGTCAACGGTGTCCGCGTACATGTCCGAACTCCAGCGAGCCGGCCTGGTGCGGGCGACGCGGGTGGGCAAGTGGACCCACTACAAGCGCGACGAGCAGCGCATCACAGAGCTCGTCGCAACCCTCGGCCGGACGCTGTAG
- a CDS encoding MFS transporter, translating into MDVYQGAVASLVPFFVAERAYTYAAASGIVLAASLLSSVAQPLFGALTDRRALPWLLPVSTVLGGLGIAFSGLAGSYLLTLVFVALSGIGVAAYHPESARVARIAGRGSHTAMSWFSLGGNLGFAAAPILVATVVSTGGLHHTPLLVIPALAGSVLCLPILRTATGTGLAGNPNSSSNTGTSEGADDKPSFVRLSLAVACRSVAFIGLSTFLALYVRQRTGGGPAAGMAALAVLYLGGAIGTVLGGRLANRWDRVTAVRRSYLLSVVAVAGVVFAPGPAIYGFVALASAGLYVPFSLQVTLGQDYLPARVGTASGITLGLAVSVGGLASPLLGGLADAASLRTALAPLILMPALSWLLFRNLPEPTPPASLSSR; encoded by the coding sequence GTGGACGTCTATCAGGGCGCGGTCGCATCGCTCGTCCCCTTCTTCGTGGCCGAGCGGGCCTACACCTACGCCGCCGCCTCCGGCATCGTCCTCGCCGCATCGCTCTTGTCGTCAGTGGCACAACCACTGTTCGGGGCCCTCACCGACCGCCGGGCGCTGCCGTGGCTGCTGCCCGTCAGCACGGTGCTGGGCGGGCTGGGTATCGCGTTCAGCGGTCTCGCCGGTTCCTACCTGCTGACGTTGGTTTTTGTCGCGCTTTCCGGGATCGGGGTGGCCGCGTACCACCCCGAGTCCGCCCGCGTCGCCCGGATCGCCGGCCGGGGCAGTCACACCGCGATGAGCTGGTTCTCGCTTGGCGGCAACCTCGGCTTCGCCGCGGCACCGATCCTGGTCGCCACCGTCGTCTCGACCGGTGGCCTGCACCACACACCGCTGCTGGTGATACCGGCCCTGGCCGGCAGCGTGCTGTGTCTGCCGATTCTCCGCACCGCCACCGGAACCGGCCTCGCCGGCAACCCCAACTCGTCCTCCAACACGGGCACTTCCGAAGGCGCCGACGACAAACCCTCCTTCGTCAGACTGTCCCTGGCCGTGGCCTGCCGGTCCGTCGCCTTCATCGGCCTGAGCACCTTCCTCGCGCTCTACGTCCGGCAGCGCACCGGAGGCGGACCGGCAGCGGGCATGGCAGCCCTGGCCGTGCTCTACCTCGGTGGGGCGATCGGCACGGTGCTGGGCGGCCGACTGGCCAACCGCTGGGACCGGGTCACCGCCGTCCGCCGGTCCTACCTGCTCTCCGTCGTCGCCGTCGCCGGTGTCGTCTTCGCGCCCGGCCCGGCGATCTACGGGTTCGTGGCGCTGGCCTCCGCCGGTCTGTACGTCCCGTTCTCGCTCCAAGTCACGCTCGGCCAGGACTATCTCCCCGCACGGGTCGGCACGGCCAGCGGGATCACCCTCGGCCTGGCCGTCAGCGTCGGCGGTCTCGCCAGTCCGCTGCTGGGCGGCCTGGCGGATGCGGCCTCCCTCCGGACGGCACTGGCTCCGCTGATCCTGATGCCCGCGCTGAGCTGGCTGCTGTTCCGGAACCTGCCCGAGCCGACTCCGCCGGCGTCCCTCTCCAGCCGATAG
- a CDS encoding cupin domain-containing protein, with protein sequence MPKDRFFLLDAGASRPNSDSPPPGTTVKAGPRDTEGRFVLVETRGEGDIPAQVTGTTGVFGECDTSSDAFDAFVYVVDGDLGIDVAGRAHRLTGGMCALIPRGVTRTVHNLGGVGSAVHVLRLSAVGELPAAEEGAPVGEGASHPEAGEAEGRGRFFVLPRGGARPGRIAVPPAFSVKARTADTAGLFSFLEVTVAQPIPRHTHHVADECIYVLDGELHIDFDGRLHTARQGQFALLPHGVPHAIRPGSNPPPRVLQISSPGGWECVVETLIEHRTEVSRAGRFDPAALNRHARRYGVTYEEDPASG encoded by the coding sequence ATGCCCAAGGACCGCTTCTTCCTGCTCGACGCGGGCGCCTCGCGCCCCAACTCCGACTCCCCGCCGCCCGGGACGACCGTCAAGGCCGGCCCTCGCGACACCGAAGGCCGCTTCGTTCTCGTGGAAACGCGCGGCGAGGGCGACATCCCTGCCCAAGTCACGGGCACCACCGGTGTGTTCGGCGAATGCGACACCTCGTCGGACGCCTTCGACGCTTTCGTCTACGTGGTCGACGGTGACCTCGGCATCGACGTCGCCGGTCGGGCTCATCGCCTCACCGGCGGCATGTGCGCCCTGATACCTCGCGGCGTCACCCGCACCGTGCACAACCTCGGAGGCGTCGGCTCGGCCGTGCACGTGCTCAGGTTGTCGGCGGTGGGGGAGTTGCCGGCAGCGGAGGAGGGGGCCCCGGTCGGGGAGGGGGCGAGCCACCCCGAAGCCGGCGAGGCCGAAGGCCGGGGGCGGTTCTTCGTCCTTCCCCGCGGCGGGGCGCGACCGGGCCGGATCGCGGTCCCGCCCGCCTTCAGCGTCAAGGCCCGCACCGCCGACACCGCCGGCCTCTTCTCGTTCCTGGAAGTCACGGTCGCCCAGCCGATCCCACGACACACCCACCACGTGGCCGACGAGTGCATCTACGTGCTCGACGGCGAGCTGCACATCGACTTCGACGGCCGCCTGCACACCGCACGCCAGGGCCAGTTCGCCCTGCTTCCGCACGGTGTCCCGCACGCGATCCGCCCCGGCTCCAATCCTCCGCCCCGCGTGCTCCAGATCTCCTCGCCCGGTGGCTGGGAGTGCGTGGTGGAGACCCTGATCGAACACCGTACCGAGGTGAGCAGAGCGGGACGTTTCGATCCGGCCGCGCTCAACCGCCATGCGCGCAGGTACGGCGTCACGTACGAGGAGGATCCGGCGAGCGGCTAG
- a CDS encoding cytochrome P450 translates to MTPPPAQPSQDSHDDDRPHATAPGPGQPPAPLRPFDAEFFRDPYPVYARLRRLGPVLHVELPDGARAWLITREEDVRAALTDQRLSVNKARSRNGYQGFSLPPALDANLLNVDPDDHVRLRRLVSKGFTPRHIEQLRGRVVTAAEHYADRLAARLTECGEADLLAEFANPLPLVVIGHLLGVPEADGREFSRWIAAMFAPEHAGHTAEAIDRIHRYLPGLIGARRARPGDDLLSSLIAARDEGDRLSEDELVSLAFLLLMAGTENVQHLIAGGVLTLWNHPEQLADLRRRPELIPEAVEELLRCAHPNQWAIRRFPVEAVEIAGTRIPAGDTVLLGLASAHRDTARFPEPDRFDVHRADKTHLALGHGMHYCLGAALARMEIGIALGTLLDRFPDLQLAVPAEQLEWRASFRSHALRRLPVSVG, encoded by the coding sequence ATGACGCCACCCCCAGCCCAGCCGTCCCAGGACAGTCACGACGACGACCGCCCCCACGCCACGGCCCCCGGCCCCGGCCAACCCCCGGCCCCCCTCCGCCCCTTCGACGCGGAGTTCTTCCGGGACCCCTATCCCGTCTACGCCCGGCTCCGGAGGTTGGGCCCCGTCCTGCACGTCGAACTGCCCGACGGGGCGCGGGCCTGGCTCATCACCCGTGAGGAAGATGTGCGGGCGGCGCTCACCGATCAGCGGCTGTCGGTGAACAAGGCACGTTCCCGCAACGGCTATCAGGGCTTTTCGCTGCCGCCCGCCCTGGACGCCAACCTGCTCAACGTCGACCCGGACGACCACGTGCGGCTGCGCCGGCTGGTCTCCAAGGGGTTCACGCCACGGCATATCGAGCAGCTCCGCGGGCGCGTCGTCACGGCGGCCGAGCACTACGCCGACCGGCTGGCCGCACGGCTCACCGAGTGCGGGGAGGCCGATCTCCTCGCGGAGTTCGCCAACCCGCTGCCGTTGGTCGTCATCGGTCATCTGCTGGGCGTCCCCGAGGCGGACGGGCGGGAGTTCTCCCGGTGGATCGCCGCGATGTTCGCTCCGGAGCACGCCGGGCACACCGCGGAGGCCATCGATCGCATCCACCGCTATCTGCCGGGGCTGATCGGGGCGCGGCGCGCGCGGCCCGGGGACGATCTGCTGTCCTCGCTGATCGCCGCGCGGGACGAGGGGGACCGGCTGAGCGAGGACGAACTGGTCTCGTTGGCCTTTCTGTTGCTGATGGCGGGGACGGAGAACGTTCAGCACCTCATCGCCGGTGGGGTGCTCACCCTGTGGAACCACCCCGAGCAGCTTGCCGACCTGCGTCGTCGGCCGGAGCTCATACCGGAGGCCGTCGAGGAGCTGCTGCGCTGCGCCCATCCCAACCAGTGGGCGATCCGCAGGTTTCCCGTCGAAGCCGTCGAGATCGCCGGTACGCGGATTCCGGCCGGGGACACCGTGCTGCTGGGGCTCGCCTCGGCGCACCGCGATACGGCGCGCTTTCCGGAGCCGGACCGCTTCGACGTCCATCGGGCGGACAAAACTCATCTGGCCCTCGGCCATGGGATGCACTACTGCCTGGGGGCGGCGCTGGCCCGGATGGAGATCGGGATCGCGTTGGGTACACTGCTCGACCGGTTTCCCGATCTGCAACTTGCCGTGCCTGCCGAGCAGTTGGAGTGGCGGGCTTCGTTCCGGTCGCATGCGTTGCGGCGGTTGCCGGTGTCGGTGGGGTGA
- a CDS encoding response regulator transcription factor, with protein MSDRPIRVIVADDQAAVRDGLVTILDHEPDIDVVGSAADGATAVDLARRLNPAVVLMDLRMPGVDGIAATRTLNALDPAPAVLVLTTYADDASVVGALQAGAAGYLTKSAGRAQIVSAITATADGHRTFAPEIASAMVRGLTRRTALEHLAAAHALTVQETRVLQLLSERRTNRAIAEALYVSVATVKTHVNNLFGKLQVGSRAEAAALVERVRDHGL; from the coding sequence ATGAGTGACCGACCGATCCGGGTGATCGTCGCCGACGACCAGGCCGCGGTCCGCGACGGCCTGGTGACCATCCTCGACCACGAACCCGACATCGACGTCGTCGGCTCCGCGGCCGACGGCGCCACCGCCGTCGATCTGGCCCGGCGCCTGAACCCGGCCGTGGTGCTGATGGACCTGCGGATGCCCGGGGTCGACGGCATCGCCGCCACCCGCACCCTGAACGCCCTCGACCCGGCGCCCGCGGTACTGGTCCTGACCACCTACGCCGACGACGCCTCCGTCGTCGGCGCCCTCCAGGCAGGCGCCGCCGGGTACCTCACCAAGAGCGCCGGTCGCGCCCAGATCGTCTCCGCGATCACCGCGACCGCCGACGGGCACCGCACCTTCGCACCGGAGATCGCCTCGGCCATGGTGCGCGGACTCACCCGACGCACCGCCCTCGAACACCTCGCCGCCGCCCACGCGCTGACGGTGCAGGAGACCCGGGTCCTCCAACTCCTCAGCGAGCGCCGCACCAACCGCGCCATCGCCGAGGCCCTCTACGTCTCCGTCGCCACCGTCAAGACCCACGTCAACAACCTCTTCGGCAAGCTCCAGGTCGGCAGCCGGGCCGAGGCGGCGGCCCTGGTCGAACGGGTACGCGACCACGGCCTCTGA